In the Theobroma cacao cultivar B97-61/B2 chromosome 1, Criollo_cocoa_genome_V2, whole genome shotgun sequence genome, one interval contains:
- the LOC18614526 gene encoding trihelix transcription factor ASIL2, with amino-acid sequence MSNPSSPSPQRDPPSNTSPPPPSELPLALPAPPAAASTPPTAATVTPNPRRLPPPCWSHDETVALIDAYRDKWYTLRRGNLKASHWQEVADAVARRCPLATPPKTAVQCRHKMEKLRKRYRTEIQRARSMPVSRFTSSWVHFKRMDAMEKGPNVKPDYNSDSPDEENDEDDEDDQDHDFYEDGYKNGSVNTRSVQKLYRNGIGNSGGSVSGSGGAGGSSGGFRIRIPTGVSIAQPGPRYYGKLDQKYGASPNSNPNPNANPHPNKGNFSVSGSGSGYGTRVLRGFEETPGKTAASGKRERDAVAEMVTAIKVLGDGFVRMEQMKMEMAREIETMRMEMEMKRTEMILESQQRIVEAFAKAVSERKKKPKRMPSPES; translated from the coding sequence ATGTCGAACCCATCTTCTCCCTCACCCCAACGGGACCCACCGTCGAATACATCGCCTCCACCACCATCAGAGCTGCCGCTGGCTCTCCCAGCACCGCCAGCAGCCGCGTCCACACCACCGACGGCTGCTACAGTCACACCCAACCCAAGACGGCTTCCACCGCCTTGTTGGTCGCACGATGAAACCGTCGCCTTAATCGACGCGTACCGTGACAAATGGTACACGCTCCGGCGTGGGAACCTCAAGGCGAGCCACTGGCAAGAAGTGGCGGACGCGGTGGCCCGTCGCTGCCCCTTGGCGACGCCTCCTAAAACGGCCGTGCAGTGCCGCCACAAGATGGAGAAGCTCCGGAAGCGGTATCGAACCGAGATCCAGCGGGCTAGATCCATGCCAGTTTCGAGATTTACTTCTTCTTGGGTCCACTTTAAGCGAATGGACGCCATGGAAAAGGGACCCAACGTGAAACCCGATTACAATTCGGATAGCCCAGATGAGGAAAACGATGAAGACGACGAAGATGACCAAGATCACGACTTTTACGAAGATGGGTATAAAAACGGAAGCGTTAATACGAGAAGTGTACAAAAGTTGTACCGGAATGGGATTGGAAACAGCGGTGGAAGCGTCAGCGGTAGTGGCGGCGCTGGTGGTAGTAGCGGTGGGTTTAGGATTAGGATTCCTACTGGAGTTAGTATAGCACAACCAGGGCCAAGATATTACGGGAAACTGGATCAGAAATATGGTGCAAGCCCTAATTCTAACCCTAACCCGAACGCGAATCCTCACCCtaataagggtaattttaGTGTTTCGGGGTCCGGGTCGGGTTATGGGACTAGGGTTTTAAGGGGTTTTGAGGAGACACCAGGGAAAACGGCGGCGTCAGGGAAGAGGGAGAGAGATGCGGTGGCGGAGATGGTGACAGCCATAAAGGTATTGGGAGACGGGTTTGTGAGGATGGAGCAGATGAAGATGGAGATGGCGAGGGAAATAGAGACGATGAGGATGGAGATGGAGATGAAGAGAACCGAGATGATATTGGAGTCCCAGCAGAGGATTGTTGAGGCTTTCGCCAAGGCAGTTTcggagaggaagaagaagccCAAAAGAATGCCCTCACCGGAGTCTTGA
- the LOC18614527 gene encoding uncharacterized protein LOC18614527 isoform X1 — MGRRQADSDFGRFTLLVLLIIAAVSCCMAYLSFSVAFKGSGNTNSVGSRRSDEEDREEENGCCRGIEHLELWGDAVKWGSEFKVNSSDECCYACKEMCKGDDGPCLCDSWVFCGNREACGSRFGECWLKKQKDTLDPDRRDSGDEVIWTSGLIFGKGEGIVKLKTEYGALHVKLLPDCAPHSVAYILELLALHHCAGCQFYRAESRGNSWDPQGNHIEHATFGPPFALIQGTLEAHGPAFKDIPVEACPTVRRGSIAWVGSGPEFFISLANHKEWSKAYTVFGYVLPEGMEVVEKIAQLPTIPEVWNNINVSVLERPVPLRFLRMKGSA; from the exons ATGGGTCGTAGGCAAGCTGACTCAGATTTCGGTCGTTTTACACTTTTGGTCCTTTTAATCATAGCCGCAGTCTCCTGTTGCATGGCCTATCTTAGTTTCTCCGTCGCGTTTAAAGGCAGTGGCAATACGAATTCTGTTGGTTCGAGGAGGAGCGATGAAGAAGACAGAGAAGAGGAAAATGGGTGTTGCAGAGGGATTGAGCATTTAGAGCTGTGGGGTGATGCAGTGAAATGGGGATCGGAATTCAAAGTGAATTCTTCAGACGAGTGTTGTTACGCTTGCAAGGAGATGTGTAAAGGTGACGATGGGCCTTGTTTGTGCGACTCTTGGGTGTTTTGTGGCAATAGAGAGGCCTGCGGGTCTAGATTTGGTGAG TGTTGGCTGAAGAAACAAAAGGATACCTTGGATCCTGATCGGCGAGACTCAGGTGATGAAGTTATATGGACATCTGGCCTAATCTTTGGTAAAGGAGAG GGTATTGTTAAGTTGAAAACAGAGTATGGGGCTCTTCATGTTAAA CTTTTGCCTGATTGTGCTCCACATTCTGTTGCCTATATTCTTGAGCTGTTGGCATTACACCATTGTGCGGGTTGCCAATTTTATCGTGCTGAAAGCCGGGGAAACTCTTGGGATCCTCAAGGAAATCACATTGAACAT GCTACATTTGGCCCCCCATTTGCACTAATTCAAGGAACACTTGAAGCCCATGGGCCTGCATTTAAGGATATTCCAGTAGAGGCTTGCCCCACCGTAAGAAGGGGATCGATTGCATGGGTTGGCTCTGGCCCAGAGTTCTTCATCAGTCTAGCTAACCACAAGGAGTGGAGCAAAGCATACACGGTGTTTGGGTATGTTCTACCCGAAGGTATGGAAGTTGTGGAGAAAATAGCGCAGCTTCCAACAATACCAGAGGTGTGGAACAATATTAATGTATCTGTCTTGGAAAGACCTGTTCCTTTACGGTTCCTAAGAATGAAGGGAAGTGCTTGA
- the LOC18614527 gene encoding uncharacterized protein LOC18614527 isoform X2, whose product MGRRQADSDFGRFTLLVLLIIAAVSCCMAYLSFSVAFKGSGNTNSVGSRRSDEEDREEENGCCRGIEHLELWGDAVKWGSEFKVNSSDECCYACKEMCKGDDGPCLCDSWVFCGNREACGSRFGECWLKKQKDTLDPDRRDSGDEVIWTSGLIFGKGELLPDCAPHSVAYILELLALHHCAGCQFYRAESRGNSWDPQGNHIEHATFGPPFALIQGTLEAHGPAFKDIPVEACPTVRRGSIAWVGSGPEFFISLANHKEWSKAYTVFGYVLPEGMEVVEKIAQLPTIPEVWNNINVSVLERPVPLRFLRMKGSA is encoded by the exons ATGGGTCGTAGGCAAGCTGACTCAGATTTCGGTCGTTTTACACTTTTGGTCCTTTTAATCATAGCCGCAGTCTCCTGTTGCATGGCCTATCTTAGTTTCTCCGTCGCGTTTAAAGGCAGTGGCAATACGAATTCTGTTGGTTCGAGGAGGAGCGATGAAGAAGACAGAGAAGAGGAAAATGGGTGTTGCAGAGGGATTGAGCATTTAGAGCTGTGGGGTGATGCAGTGAAATGGGGATCGGAATTCAAAGTGAATTCTTCAGACGAGTGTTGTTACGCTTGCAAGGAGATGTGTAAAGGTGACGATGGGCCTTGTTTGTGCGACTCTTGGGTGTTTTGTGGCAATAGAGAGGCCTGCGGGTCTAGATTTGGTGAG TGTTGGCTGAAGAAACAAAAGGATACCTTGGATCCTGATCGGCGAGACTCAGGTGATGAAGTTATATGGACATCTGGCCTAATCTTTGGTAAAGGAGAG CTTTTGCCTGATTGTGCTCCACATTCTGTTGCCTATATTCTTGAGCTGTTGGCATTACACCATTGTGCGGGTTGCCAATTTTATCGTGCTGAAAGCCGGGGAAACTCTTGGGATCCTCAAGGAAATCACATTGAACAT GCTACATTTGGCCCCCCATTTGCACTAATTCAAGGAACACTTGAAGCCCATGGGCCTGCATTTAAGGATATTCCAGTAGAGGCTTGCCCCACCGTAAGAAGGGGATCGATTGCATGGGTTGGCTCTGGCCCAGAGTTCTTCATCAGTCTAGCTAACCACAAGGAGTGGAGCAAAGCATACACGGTGTTTGGGTATGTTCTACCCGAAGGTATGGAAGTTGTGGAGAAAATAGCGCAGCTTCCAACAATACCAGAGGTGTGGAACAATATTAATGTATCTGTCTTGGAAAGACCTGTTCCTTTACGGTTCCTAAGAATGAAGGGAAGTGCTTGA
- the LOC18614528 gene encoding nucleolin isoform X2, with protein sequence MPPRMVKRGAGSAGTRRTARSTRGASKAQNPPPEPVEEAVQVEMASVPVVEMREEEEEEVVEDLKADEKRIVEEKVVIEKKGVVPEENAGLNLNSKGSVAMKKEDELKESVEEYEKDERLELDDNEPEYEPEEYVGVDYDEKEMEPDEVGDEVEEEPEEEQDGEEKEGDLSDDEDVHEVEVEGDDDDDDDDDDEHAGEEVEHADFDTAEHDERHEFVQERRKRKEFEVFVGGLDKDATEDDIRKVFSQVGEVVDVRLMMNPQTKKNKGFAFLRFANVEQAKRAVTELKNPVINGKQCGVTPSQDSDTLFLGNICKTWTKEALKEKLKHYGVDNVEDLTLVEDSNNEGMNRGFAFLEFASRSDAMDAFKCLQRRDVLFGVDRPAKVSFADSFIDPGDEIMAQVRTIFIDCLPPSWDEDRVRELLKKYGEIEKIELARNMPSADRKDYGFVTFDTHDAAVTCAKSINNTELGEGDSKAKVRARLSRPHQRGRGKHIGRDGFRSGRGSGRVVRGSWGRPPPRGFPPRGIRGISNRVPPPSLKRPVGLRDRRPIMSTPARGRPLAPPPSRSYDRRAPVPPYPKSSLKREYGRRDEVPPPRSRAPVDYGSRVVPERRPSYRDDYSARSSGYSDLPRSTSRTAARRPYVDDAYGQRFERPPPSYRDGRGRDYDSMSGSKRPYSAMDDVPPRYADAGARHSRARLDYELATGAPPYADTYGDRLGRSSLGYGGSRSSMSSQDSHGLYGSRQGSFSGSDVGGMYSSSGYSGDYMPRGSDVGGSSYSSMYSSRGMGGSSYMGGGGGSGSYY encoded by the exons ATGCCTCCAAGAATGGTGAAGAGAGGGGCTGGGTCTGCAGGCACAAGGAGGACGGCGAGGTCCACTAGAGGGGCATCGAAAGCCCAGAATCCACCACCGGAGCCTGTAGAGGAGGCCGTGCAAGTAGAGATGGCTTCCGTTCCAGTTGTGGAAATGAGGGAGGAGGAAGAGGAGGAGGTGGTGGAGGACCTTAAGGCTGATGAGAAGCGAATTGTGGAGGAAAAAGTGGTGATCGAGAAAAAGGGGGTTGTTCCTGAGGAAAACGCTGGATTAAATTTGAATTCGAAAGGGTCAGTTGCGATGAAGA AAGAGGATGAATTGAAGGAGTCTGTTGAGGAATATGAAAAAGATGAGCGGTTAGAATTGGATGATAATGAACCTGAATACGAACCCGAAGAATATGTTGGGGTGGATTATGATGAGAAGGAGATGGAACCAGATGAGGTGGGAGATGAAGTAGAGGAAGAGCCTGAGGAGGAGCAGGATGGTGAGGAGAAAGAGGGTGATCTGTCAGATGATGAAGATGTTCATGAAGTTGAAGTAGAAGGTGATGACGACGACGACGACGACGACGATGATGAGCATGCTGGGGAAGAAGTGGAGCATGCAGATTTTGATACAGCAGAGCATGATGAGCGGCATGAATTTGTTCAAGAGAGACGGAAGCGTAAAGAGTTTGAAGTGTTTGTTGGAGGATTAGACAAGGATGCCACTGAGGATGATATTAGGAAAGTCTTCAGCCAAGTTGGTGAAGTTGTTGATGTTAGGCTGATGATGAACCCTcaaacaaagaagaacaaggGGTTTGCATTCTTGCGTTTTGCAAATGTAGAACAAGCAAAACGTGCAGTCACAGAACTTAAGAATCCTGTG ATTAATGGGAAACAGTGTGGTGTTACCCCAAGTCAAGACAGTGACACCCTTTTTCTGGGTAACATATGCAAGACATGGACAAAGGAAGCG TTGAAAGAGAAGTTGAAACATTACGGAGTTGACAATGTTGAAGACTTAACATTGGTAGAAGATAGCAACAATGAGGGAATGAATCGAGGTTTTGCCTTCTTGGAATTTGCATCTCGGTCAGATGCGATGGATGCTTTTAAGTGTCTTCAGCGGAGAGATGTTTTATTTGGGGTTGATAGGCCTGCAAAGGTTTCTTTTGCAGATTCCTTCATTGACCCGGGTGATGAAATCATGGCACAG GTTAGGACCATATTTATCGATTGCCTACCTCCTTCTTGGGATGAGGATCGTGTTAGGGAGCTATTGAAGAAATATGGGGAAATTGAAAAGATTGAACTTGCCCGGAATATGCCATCTGCTGACAGGAAGGATTATGGTTTTGTTACGTTTGATACTCATGATGCTGCAGTCACATGTGCTAAGAGCATTAACAATACTGAGTTGGGTGAAGGTGACAGCAAG GCTAAAGTTAGAGCCAGGCTTTCAAGACCACATCAGAGAGGCAGGGGTAAGCACATTGGCCGTGATGGTTTTAGGTCTGGCCGTGGATCTGGACGAGTTGTTAGGGGTTCATGGGGTCGTCCTCCTCCACGTGGTTTCCCTCCTCGTGGGATAAGAGGAATTAGTAATCGTGTCCCACCACCTAGTCTAAAGAGGCCTGTTGGATTAAGAGATAGACGTCCTATTATGTCCACACCAGCTAGAGGCCGGCCTTTGGCTCCTCCTCCTTCTAGATCCTATGACAGAAGAGCGCCTG TTCCACCATACCCAAAGAGTAGTTTGAAGAGGGAATATGGTCGGCGCGATGAAGTTCCTCCTCCAAGGAGCAGGGCTCCTGTGGATTATGGTTCTAGGGTTGTGCCAGAGAGACGCCCATCATATAGAGATGACTATTCTGCTCGCAGTTCCGGCTACTCTGATTTGCCTAGAAGCACATCTCGCACTGCAGCCAGGAGACCTTATGTAGATGATGCGTATGGCCAAAGGTTTGAAAGACCTCCTCCTAGTTACCGTGATGGGCGTGGCCGTGATTATGACTCTATGTCTGGCTCAAAACGACCATATTCGGCTATG GATGATGTTCCTCCTCGATATGCTGATGCCGGTGCCAGGCATTCAAGGGCTCGTCTAGACTATGAACTGGCTACTGGTGCTCCTCCATATGCAGACACATATGGTGATAG GCTTGGGAGATCCAGTCTAGGATATGGTGGCAGCAGGAGTTCTATGTCCAGTCAGGATTCACATGGGCTATATGGCAGTCGTCAGG GTTCTTTCAGTGGCAGTGATGTTGGAGGAATGTACTCGTCCTCAGGTTATAGTGGTGATTACATGCCTAGGGGATCTGAT GTTGGTGGTAGCTCTTACTCATCCATGTATTCTAGTCGTGGTATGGGCGGCAGCAGTTACAtgggtggtggtggtggttcTGGGTCATACTACTGA
- the LOC18614528 gene encoding nucleolin isoform X1, producing the protein MPPRMVKRGAGSAGTRRTARSTRGASKAQNPPPEPVEEAVQVEMASVPVVEMREEEEEEVVEDLKADEKRIVEEKVVIEKKGVVPEENAGLNLNSKGSVAMKKEDELKESVEEYEKDERLELDDNEPEYEPEEYVGVDYDEKEMEPDEVGDEVEEEPEEEQDGEEKEGDLSDDEDVHEVEVEGDDDDDDDDDDEHAGEEVEHADFDTAEHDERHEFVQERRKRKEFEVFVGGLDKDATEDDIRKVFSQVGEVVDVRLMMNPQTKKNKGFAFLRFANVEQAKRAVTELKNPVINGKQCGVTPSQDSDTLFLGNICKTWTKEALKEKLKHYGVDNVEDLTLVEDSNNEGMNRGFAFLEFASRSDAMDAFKCLQRRDVLFGVDRPAKVSFADSFIDPGDEIMAQVRTIFIDCLPPSWDEDRVRELLKKYGEIEKIELARNMPSADRKDYGFVTFDTHDAAVTCAKSINNTELGEGDSKAKVRARLSRPHQRGRGKHIGRDGFRSGRGSGRVVRGSWGRPPPRGFPPRGIRGISNRVPPPSLKRPVGLRDRRPIMSTPARGRPLAPPPSRSYDRRAPVPPYPKSSLKREYGRRDEVPPPRSRAPVDYGSRVVPERRPSYRDDYSARSSGYSDLPRSTSRTAARRPYVDDAYGQRFERPPPSYRDGRGRDYDSMSGSKRPYSAMDDVPPRYADAGARHSRARLDYELATGAPPYADTYGDRLGRSSLGYGGSRSSMSSQDSHGLYGSRQGMGYGGGSFSGSDVGGMYSSSGYSGDYMPRGSDVGGSSYSSMYSSRGMGGSSYMGGGGGSGSYY; encoded by the exons ATGCCTCCAAGAATGGTGAAGAGAGGGGCTGGGTCTGCAGGCACAAGGAGGACGGCGAGGTCCACTAGAGGGGCATCGAAAGCCCAGAATCCACCACCGGAGCCTGTAGAGGAGGCCGTGCAAGTAGAGATGGCTTCCGTTCCAGTTGTGGAAATGAGGGAGGAGGAAGAGGAGGAGGTGGTGGAGGACCTTAAGGCTGATGAGAAGCGAATTGTGGAGGAAAAAGTGGTGATCGAGAAAAAGGGGGTTGTTCCTGAGGAAAACGCTGGATTAAATTTGAATTCGAAAGGGTCAGTTGCGATGAAGA AAGAGGATGAATTGAAGGAGTCTGTTGAGGAATATGAAAAAGATGAGCGGTTAGAATTGGATGATAATGAACCTGAATACGAACCCGAAGAATATGTTGGGGTGGATTATGATGAGAAGGAGATGGAACCAGATGAGGTGGGAGATGAAGTAGAGGAAGAGCCTGAGGAGGAGCAGGATGGTGAGGAGAAAGAGGGTGATCTGTCAGATGATGAAGATGTTCATGAAGTTGAAGTAGAAGGTGATGACGACGACGACGACGACGACGATGATGAGCATGCTGGGGAAGAAGTGGAGCATGCAGATTTTGATACAGCAGAGCATGATGAGCGGCATGAATTTGTTCAAGAGAGACGGAAGCGTAAAGAGTTTGAAGTGTTTGTTGGAGGATTAGACAAGGATGCCACTGAGGATGATATTAGGAAAGTCTTCAGCCAAGTTGGTGAAGTTGTTGATGTTAGGCTGATGATGAACCCTcaaacaaagaagaacaaggGGTTTGCATTCTTGCGTTTTGCAAATGTAGAACAAGCAAAACGTGCAGTCACAGAACTTAAGAATCCTGTG ATTAATGGGAAACAGTGTGGTGTTACCCCAAGTCAAGACAGTGACACCCTTTTTCTGGGTAACATATGCAAGACATGGACAAAGGAAGCG TTGAAAGAGAAGTTGAAACATTACGGAGTTGACAATGTTGAAGACTTAACATTGGTAGAAGATAGCAACAATGAGGGAATGAATCGAGGTTTTGCCTTCTTGGAATTTGCATCTCGGTCAGATGCGATGGATGCTTTTAAGTGTCTTCAGCGGAGAGATGTTTTATTTGGGGTTGATAGGCCTGCAAAGGTTTCTTTTGCAGATTCCTTCATTGACCCGGGTGATGAAATCATGGCACAG GTTAGGACCATATTTATCGATTGCCTACCTCCTTCTTGGGATGAGGATCGTGTTAGGGAGCTATTGAAGAAATATGGGGAAATTGAAAAGATTGAACTTGCCCGGAATATGCCATCTGCTGACAGGAAGGATTATGGTTTTGTTACGTTTGATACTCATGATGCTGCAGTCACATGTGCTAAGAGCATTAACAATACTGAGTTGGGTGAAGGTGACAGCAAG GCTAAAGTTAGAGCCAGGCTTTCAAGACCACATCAGAGAGGCAGGGGTAAGCACATTGGCCGTGATGGTTTTAGGTCTGGCCGTGGATCTGGACGAGTTGTTAGGGGTTCATGGGGTCGTCCTCCTCCACGTGGTTTCCCTCCTCGTGGGATAAGAGGAATTAGTAATCGTGTCCCACCACCTAGTCTAAAGAGGCCTGTTGGATTAAGAGATAGACGTCCTATTATGTCCACACCAGCTAGAGGCCGGCCTTTGGCTCCTCCTCCTTCTAGATCCTATGACAGAAGAGCGCCTG TTCCACCATACCCAAAGAGTAGTTTGAAGAGGGAATATGGTCGGCGCGATGAAGTTCCTCCTCCAAGGAGCAGGGCTCCTGTGGATTATGGTTCTAGGGTTGTGCCAGAGAGACGCCCATCATATAGAGATGACTATTCTGCTCGCAGTTCCGGCTACTCTGATTTGCCTAGAAGCACATCTCGCACTGCAGCCAGGAGACCTTATGTAGATGATGCGTATGGCCAAAGGTTTGAAAGACCTCCTCCTAGTTACCGTGATGGGCGTGGCCGTGATTATGACTCTATGTCTGGCTCAAAACGACCATATTCGGCTATG GATGATGTTCCTCCTCGATATGCTGATGCCGGTGCCAGGCATTCAAGGGCTCGTCTAGACTATGAACTGGCTACTGGTGCTCCTCCATATGCAGACACATATGGTGATAG GCTTGGGAGATCCAGTCTAGGATATGGTGGCAGCAGGAGTTCTATGTCCAGTCAGGATTCACATGGGCTATATGGCAGTCGTCAGGGTATGGGCTATGGTGGAG GTTCTTTCAGTGGCAGTGATGTTGGAGGAATGTACTCGTCCTCAGGTTATAGTGGTGATTACATGCCTAGGGGATCTGAT GTTGGTGGTAGCTCTTACTCATCCATGTATTCTAGTCGTGGTATGGGCGGCAGCAGTTACAtgggtggtggtggtggttcTGGGTCATACTACTGA
- the LOC18614529 gene encoding uncharacterized protein At1g28695, with protein MDYSKNSSCLGTSAIVFLLLTGALYIFVWSPSRSNPFFPYQGSNCPHSNSSAVIDELESALEEASMPDKTVIIAVVNQAYAEQSVDAETTTMLDLFLESFWLGEDTRPLLDHLLLVAIDQTAYDRCKFKRLHCYRLVMDGDGLGGEKVYMTQEFLKMTWRRTFLLLDVLKRGYNFIFTDTDVMWLRNPFTKLSPDETLDLQFSVDSFNGDTRPGHNFINTGFYYIRSNNKTISLFETWYSQKDNSTGKKEQDVLQELMHGGLFGKMDLRVRLLETKHFSGFCQDSRDVSEVITVHANCCRHIKAKSGDLTAVLRDWKQFKAEVAQHPEAAGNITRGFRWSNHTGCWNSWKD; from the exons ATGGATTATTCGAAGAACTCTTCTTGTCTGGGAACTTCTGCAATCGTTTTTCTCCTTTTAACCGGAGCTCTCTACATTTTCGTCTGGTCTCCTTCAAGATCAAACCCATTCTTCCCCTACCAAGGAAGCAACTGCCCACACTCTAACTCT TCTGCTGTAATCGACGAGCTCGAATCAGCGCTTGAAGAAGCTTCCATGCCGGACAAGACCGTGATCATTGCGGTTGTCAACCAAGCTTACGCGGAGCAAAGCGTCGATGCAGAGACGACGACGATGCTGGACCTTTTCTTGGAGAGCTTTTGGCTGGGAGAAGATACCAGGCCGTTGCTCGACCACCTGCTGCTAGTCGCCATCGATCAAACGGCTTACGATCGGTGCAAATTCAAGCGGTTGCACTGTTACAGATTGGTGATGGACGGTGACGGTCTCGGTGGGGAGAAGGTTTACATGACACAGGAGTTTCTCAAGATGACCTGGAGAAGAACGTTTCTTCTTTTGGATGTCCTCAAGCGTGGGTACAACTTCATTTTCACG GACACAGATGTAATGTGGTTAAGGAATCCATTTACGAAGTTAAGTCCAGATGAAACCCTGGACCTGCAATTCAGCGTCGATTCCTTCAATGGCGACACCCGACCCGGACACAATTTCATCAACACCGGTTTCTATTACATAAGATCGAATAACAAGACCATCTCGTTGTTTGAAACATGGTACTCCCAGAAGGATAATTCCACCGGCAAAAAGGAGCAAGATGTCCTGCAAGAACTGATGCACGGTGGGCTCTTCGGGAAAATGGATCTCCGGGTAAGGTTATTGGAGACCAAGCATTTCAGCGGCTTTTGTCAAGATAGTCGAGATGTCAGCGAAGTGATCACCGTCCACGCGAATTGCTGCCGCCACATAAAGGCCAAGTCTGGAGATTTGACGGCGGTCCTCCGTGATTGGAAGCAGTTCAAAGCGGAAGTGGCTCAACACCCCGAGGCTGCTGGTAATATAACTAGGGGATTTAGGTGGTCAAACCACACTGGGTGTTGGAATTCATGGAAAGATTGA
- the LOC18614530 gene encoding uncharacterized protein At1g28695 translates to MEQSKNPFQATAAIVFLLITGALYIICVWSPPSSNPFLPYQESSCQQSNFTTVKFPVTDELGLALDEASTPNKTVIIAVVNKAYVEQSVRAETTMLDLFLESFWLGEGTRPLLDHLLLVTVDQTAYERCKFKRLHCYRLVTDGVDFGGEKVYMSEEFIKMMWRRTLFLLDVLRRGYNFIFTDTDVMWLRNPFAKLSPNGTEDLQISVDTFTGDPRPELNFINTGFYYIRSNNKTISLFDTWYSQKDNSTGKKEQDVLVDLMRDGLFGQLDLRVRFLETKHFSGFCQDSGDVSAVATVHANCCRHISAKVRDLTAVLRDWKRFQAVLTRYPNAARNITESFRWSPHTGCWNSWKVNKKTP, encoded by the exons ATGGAACAGTCAAAGAACCCTTTTCAGGCAACTGCTGCAATAGTTTTTCTCCTTATAACTGGTGCCCTTTACATTATCTGTGTCTGGTCTCCTCCCTCATCAAACCCTTTCCTCCCCTACCAGGAAAGCAGCTGTCAGCAATCTAATTTT ACCACCGTGAAGTTTCCTGTAACCGACGAGCTGGGTTTGGCCCTGGATGAAGCTTCCACGCCCAACAAGACGGTGATCATCGCGGTTGTCAACAAAGCTTACGTCGAGCAAAGTGTGCGTGCAGAGACCACAATGCTGGACCTGTTCCTGGAGAGCTTCTGGCTAGGAGAAGGTACCAGGCCATTGCTGGACCACCTGCTGCTTGTCACCGTCGATCAAACGGCTTACGAGCGGTGTAAATTCAAGCGGCTGCACTGCTACAGATTGGTGACGGACGGCGTTGATTTCGGTGGGGAGAAGGTTTATATGTCGGAGGAGTTTATCAAGATGATGTGGAGAagaactctttttcttttggatgtCTTGAGGCGTGGCTACAACTTCATTTTCACG GACACAGACGTGATGTGGCTAAGGAATCCGTTTGCAAAGCTAAGCCCAAACGGAACCGAGGACCTCCAAATCAGCGTCGATACGTTCACCGGCGACCCACGACCGGAGCTCAATTTCATCAACACCGGCTTCTACTACATCAGATCAAACAACAAGACCATCTCACTGTTCGACACTTGGTACTCCCAGAAGGACAACTCCACAGGGAAGAAAGAGCAAGACGTCTTGGTAGACCTAATGCGCGACGGGCTCTTCGGGCAACTTGATCTCCGAGTAAGGTTCTTGGAGACCAAGCATTTCAGCGGCTTTTGTCAGGACAGCGGAGATGTCAGCGCCGTAGCAACCGTTCATGCAAATTGTTGCCGCCACATAAGCGCAAAGGTCAGAGATTTAACGGCTGTCCTCCGCGATTGGAAGCGGTTCCAGGCGGTTCTGACCAGGTATCCCAACGCTGCTCGGAACATAACCGAGAGTTTCAGGTGGTCACCGCACACGGGCTGTTGGAATTCATGGAAAGTAAATAAAAAGACACCATGA